The proteins below are encoded in one region of Xenopus laevis strain J_2021 chromosome 8L, Xenopus_laevis_v10.1, whole genome shotgun sequence:
- the LOC121396962 gene encoding uncharacterized protein LOC121396962, protein MDTTQFLNLLNNTKITAKPAMVCTIDVKDLYTSIRHDEGIECCREYLSKEKLPGHEVNFLCECLDYILKRNYFRFNSDFYLQIQGTSMGANMAPAYANIYMHLFEHMYVLNHPVYTKYIAVWRRYVDDMFMVWTGTEELLQEFFGYLNSVHDTIQFTMNIGPQTVNYLDVQVTLTENGFITDLYKKPTDRNNLLRRDSFHPVGVTKGLPKSQFIRARRITATDELYNNQAEELIEKFCARGYERRELQKISRDILKTERKDLLKEKSKSIKKQNLVCVTTYGPHSALIRKVILQHWPILQNDKTFGRLFVDKPMFCYKKGKHISNGITRTDFRGKQTHTAKYNKIGTFPCYNCGHCNGVIRGEICKHPSQGYDIKLRHFATCETESVIYLLKCPCGFGYVGQTSRAVRIRLNEHKSVIRNYKPETKEESKIAHQKDKEKEKYKKETLLAKHYFEQGHNVAQLRWQILEVVRNDAGNDKTSLLRRESFWIWKLKTLWPKGLNENFSLTCYL, encoded by the coding sequence ATGGATACCACACAATTCTTGAATTTACTCAATAACACTAAAATAACGGCCAAACCTGCGATGGTGTGTACTATAGATGTGAAGGATCTGTACACCTCGATAAGGCATGATGAGGGCATAGAATGCTGTAGAGAATACTTGTCAAAGGAAAAATTGCCAGGGCATGAAGTTAACTTCCTGTGCGAATGTCtggattacattttaaaaaggaattatttccGCTTTAACTCTGACTTTTACTTGCAGATACAAGGGACAAGTATGGGTGCTAATATGGCACCAGCGTATGCGAACATTTACATGCATCTTTTTGAACACATGTATGTATTGAATCACCCCGTTTACACAAAGTATATAGCAGTATGGCGAAGGTATGTGGACGATATGTTCATGGTGTGGACTGGAACTGAGGAGCTCCTACAAGAGTTCTTTGGCTATTTAAATTCCGTCCATGACACCATACAATTCACCATGAACATTGGTCCACAGACAGTGAACTACTTAGATGTACAAGTGACACTGACAGAGAATGGTTTTATCACTGATCTATACAAAAAGCCTACTGATAGAAATAACCTCTTGCGCAGGGACAGTTTTCACCCAGTAGGGGTCACTAAAGGACTCCCTAAAAGCCAATTTATCAGGGCAAGGAGGATAACAGCGACAGATGAGTTATACAATAACCAAGCTGAGGAACTAATTGAAAAATTCTGTGCAAGGGGTTATGAAAGAAGGGAACTGCAAAAAATCAGCAGGGATATACTTAAAACGGAGAGGAAAGATTTGctgaaagaaaaaagtaaatcaattaAGAAACAAAATCTGGTATGTGTAACAACTTATGGTCCGCATTCTGCCCTGATTAGGAAAGTCATATTACAACACTGGCCAATCCTACAAAATGACAAAACTTTTGGGAGATTATTTGTTGATAAACCCatgttttgttataaaaaaggaaaacatatttctaatggGATTACTAGGACTGACTTTAGGGGAAAACAAACCCACACAgcgaaatataataaaattggcACTTTCCCATGCTATAATTGTGGACATTGCAACGGGGTTATCAGAGGAGAGATTTGTAAACATCCCAGTCAGGGGTATGATATAAAGTTGAGACATTTTGCAACATGCGAGACTGAGTCAGTCATTTATCTACTAAAATGTCCGTGTGGATTTGGCTATGTTGGCCAGACATCCAGGGCGGTTAGGATCaggttaaatgaacacaaaagtgTCATACGCAATTACAAACCTGAAACCAAGGAAGAGAGTAAGATAGCCCACCAAAAagacaaagagaaagaaaaatacaaaaaagaaacactATTGGCCAAACATTATTTTGAACAAGGCCACAATGTTGCACAATTAAGATGGCAGATTCTGGAAGTGGTTAGAAATGATGCAGGTAATGATAAAACGTCTTTGTTAAGACGCGAGTCTTTTTGGATTTGGAAACTAAAAACCTTGTGGCCAAAAGGACTGAATGAGAATTTTAGCCTCACATGTTATCTTTGa